In the genome of Cryptosporangium phraense, the window GCGGCCGCGTTGGTCGTGGCCGCGGTCGAGGAGTCCGGGCACACGCTGGCCGACGTGATCGGCGTCGGGCTCGGGCTGCCCGCGCCGGTCGTCAGCGGCACCGGGTTGCTCGGGGCGTCGAACATCCTGCCCGCGTGGGCCGGTCTGGCGCCGTCGCTGGAGCTCGGCGAGCGGCTGTCGCTGCCGGTCCACGTCGAGAACGACGCCAACCTCGGAGCGCTCTCCGAGCACACCTGGGGCGCCGGGCGCGGCAGCGACGCGCTGGTCTACCTGAAGCTCGGCACCGGCATCGGCGGCGGTCTGGTGATCGACGGACACCTGTTCCGCGGGATCTCCGGCACCGCGGGCGAGATCGGCCACCTCAGCCTCGACGCGGCCGGCGACGTCTGCCGCTGCGGCAACCGCGGCTGCCTGGAGCTGGTCGCCGGTGGCGCGGCCCTGGTGTCGATCCTCGGCCGCGGCCGGCCCGAGATCCGTTCCCTGGCCGACGTCGTCCAGCTGGTCGCCGAGGGTGACGCGCCGTGCCGGCGGCTGGTCGCGGACGCCGGGTCCTCGATCGGGGTGGCGCTGGGCGGGCTGGTGAACCTGATAAACCCGGACCGGGTCGTCGTGGGTGGGGAGCTGGCGGCCACCGGCCAGGTGCTGCTCGACCCGCTGCGCCACGCGCTCGGCCGCTCGGCGGTGCCGAGCGCGGTCGAGGCGGTGAACGTCGTGCAGGGGACGCTGGGCGACCGGGCCGAAGCCCTGGGAGCAGTAGCCCTGGTACTCCGCGAACCGTCACCCAGCCGCTGAGCCGGCCGGCTGGCCTGGCCTGGCCCGGAATGTGGAACTTCGGGCCGGTCGGGGCCTGCTCAAAATTCCACCGTCTCCCGAAGTTCCACGCTTTCCGCCGTCCCCACCCGCCCTGATTGTCCACAGCGGGCCGACTCGGACCGACGATCCCCGGTCGATTCGACCACTCTTCGCGGCGTGTCGGACAAGATCGGGTGGCCTGCGCTCGCACAGCGGCAGGCGGGCGCCATTTCTCGCGCCCAACTCTTCGCCCACGGCGTCACCCGGGCCACCATTTCTGCGCATCTGGTCGGGGGCCGCTGGCAGCGCCCGATTCCGGGCGTGCTGGTGACCTTCACCGGGCCCTTGCCTGCGCCGACGAGGGAGTGGGTCGCGCTGCTTCATGCTGGCGAAGGGGCGCTGCTCAGCCATCGGACCGCCGGAGCGCTCTGGCGGCTGCTGCCCGAGCGTGCCCGGTATCCGATCCACGTCCTGATCCCGGCCGATCGCCGAGTTCGATCCCGACGAGGCATCGTCGTTCACCGGACCCGCGTGCCCGCCGAGCCAGTGGGATCTCCACCCCGCACCGGCGCGGCCCGTACCGCTATCGACCTCTGTGCGCGCGCGAAGAATCTGACGGAGATCGCCGGCATTCTCGGACAACTCGCTCAGTGTCAGCCGGACGCGATTGAGACGGCTCGAAACCTGCTGGCGGTGGCCCCCACACTTCCGCGACGAGCGGACATCGCCGCCGTGCTCGATGACGTCGCTGGTGGCGCACACTCCGCGCTGGAATGGCACTACCTGGTCGATGTCGAACGGGCTCACGGTCTGCCGACCGGCGATCGCCAGCGCCCTCTGGGCGGCAGCAGGCAGGACGTCCACCACCGCGAGTACCGGACGACGGTCGAGCTGGATGGCCGGGTGGTGCATCAGCCGAGCCGCGCCGCATGGCATGACCGGGCTCGCGACAACGCGGCCGCCTCCCGGGGCGAGATGACTCTGCGGTACGGCTGGGCAGACGTCCGCGACCGACCCTGCGCGGTTGCGGCCGAGGTCGCGGCGGTATTACGCGTCGGTGGCTGGCCGGGCGGCCTGCGTCGTTGCGGGTCTGTTTGCCGCGTCAGCTAGGAGGTGTGAACTTCGGGCCGGTCGGACCGAGCCCGAAATTCCACGCTAACTGCGGATCAGGGTGCCTACACATTCGACGTGGTGGGTCATGGGGAAGGCGTCGAAGGCTCGGACCCGCTGCAAGGCGTAGCCCACTTCGGCGAACGTCGCCACGTCCCGGGCGAACGCGGCCGGGTCGCAGGCCACGTACGCGATCGCGCGCGGCGACCGAGACGCCACCGCCCGAACCACCGCGGCGCCGGCCCCCGAGCGAGGCGGGTCGAGCACCACCAGGTCGACCGGTTCCGGCAGCCCGGACGACAGCGCGGAATCCACCCGGCCCACGACCACCGACGCCCAGGGCGTGTCGCGGAGATTGCGGCGGGCGTCGTCGCAGGCGCCCCGGTCGGACTCCACGGCCACTACCCGCCCGTACTCCCCCACCGCGGACGCCAGGACCCCGGCGAACAGCCCGGCGCCGGCGTAGAGGTCGAGCACGGACTCCCCCGGCTGCGGGGCCAGCGCCTCGGTGACCGCGGTGACCAGCGCGTCCGGGGCCGCCGGGTGAACCTGCCAGAAACCGTCGGCGCGCACCAGCCAGCGCCGGCCGGCCGCGACCTCGCGCACCCGCCGGTGACCGCGCACCGAGTCGGCCCCGGCCT includes:
- a CDS encoding ROK family transcriptional regulator, which encodes MTDQESGVTGLGGNQRRLADALRAMGPSTRADLATATGLSRATVSTTLSDLADLGLVVEPGGTAPAGPAGGRPAAVVQLAPGAGVVAGVDIGRRHVNVAVADLAHTVIAERGERLRPDEEHTASVMLDRAAALVVAAVEESGHTLADVIGVGLGLPAPVVSGTGLLGASNILPAWAGLAPSLELGERLSLPVHVENDANLGALSEHTWGAGRGSDALVYLKLGTGIGGGLVIDGHLFRGISGTAGEIGHLSLDAAGDVCRCGNRGCLELVAGGAALVSILGRGRPEIRSLADVVQLVAEGDAPCRRLVADAGSSIGVALGGLVNLINPDRVVVGGELAATGQVLLDPLRHALGRSAVPSAVEAVNVVQGTLGDRAEALGAVALVLREPSPSR